The following nucleotide sequence is from Campylobacter coli 76339.
AGTACAGCAAAAAAACTTACCCATCTAGATCATCTTTTTATAAGTTCTAAGCAGGATTTAAAAGAGTGTGTGAGATTGGCTAAAAGTCTTATTTAGCTTGATTCCAAAATGATTCTTTTGTGTGTAAGATAAAGGTTTTGTTTATTAAAATTTCATCATTGACATTTTTTTGTGTATTTAATGCTATGCTCATATGTGCGATTATGATACCATCTTGGCTCAAATTTGCATCTTTGTTGATCGCTTGAAATTTGAAATTTTTACATTGAGCTATGGGATAGTGGTATTGTATTTTGATTTTATCGTTTAAATTAGGATAATGAAGCGTGACAGAATCTAAACATTCTTTTCCGTCTAATTTGGCTTGATAAAGTAGATATTTAGCAAGTTTTTCATCAGCTAAAATTTGGGCTTGTAAATAATAATAAGCATCTTTTACAAATCTAGGTATATAGCTTGAAGTAGTGACATTTAAACTAAGCCATATTCCTAAAGCACTGATTAAAAATACCAAGGATAGTAAAATATAAGCTCGTTTCATATGAATAACCTTTTTGTAAGGCAATATTCTTGCTCATACTCTTTTAAACATAATTTAAGCTTTTGTTTTTGTATTTCAAATAAACTCACATTATCCATAAAGATAGAATATTGCTCAAGTCGATTATCAAAATAAGGATAGATTTCATAATGAATTTTATCTTCTTTAAGAAATAATTTTAATCTAGCTTGGATAGGGATAAATTTACTCTTAAAAGAAGTAGTGACATTGTTTTCTGAATGAATGAATATTTTTTTAATTTCCTTACCCACTAAGGCATAGACAATGTTTTGTTTATCGTTATATAGTTCTTTTCTATTTTGAAGCTGAAGTTTGAAATTACTATTGGGAGAATATAAGCTTGTATTATTTTCTAAAATAAGGCTAGAATTGAGTAATTTTGCTTGATTGCCATCAAGATATAATAAATCCTCTTTAATTAAACAGCTTATATAATTTGATTCAAAAGTAATATCAACACAAGTTTGAAGCAATTTTTCCAACCTTAACACA
It contains:
- a CDS encoding Probable periplasmic protein Cj1079 gives rise to the protein MKRAYILLSLVFLISALGIWLSLNVTTSSYIPRFVKDAYYYLQAQILADEKLAKYLLYQAKLDGKECLDSVTLHYPNLNDKIKIQYHYPIAQCKNFKFQAINKDANLSQDGIIIAHMSIALNTQKNVNDEILINKTFILHTKESFWNQAK
- a CDS encoding Putative periplasmic protein: MLQTCVDITFESNYISCLIKEDLLYLDGNQAKLLNSSLILENNTSLYSPNSNFKLQLQNRKELYNDKQNIVYALVGKEIKKIFIHSENNVTTSFKSKFIPIQARLKLFLKEDKIHYEIYPYFDNRLEQYSIFMDNVSLFEIQKQKLKLCLKEYEQEYCLTKRLFI